One part of the Vibrio ponticus genome encodes these proteins:
- a CDS encoding YcxB family protein, which produces MSKDFDFTTEYTLDKPFFAECYDQTSQPVKFPKAYLKGILFLIFGVVLLEFELLPNGYVGWFFIVLSVIEAFSVYCKRTWWLWRQTISSSRGNKVTLQINTDGVRYKSGKIDRQLAWREIDQLEQSELGLILHLGKQRQYVSKSCLNEQVVAFMVEQHAAAKSN; this is translated from the coding sequence ATGTCTAAAGATTTCGATTTCACTACAGAATACACACTCGACAAGCCTTTCTTTGCAGAGTGTTATGATCAAACGAGCCAGCCAGTTAAGTTCCCAAAAGCGTATTTGAAAGGGATACTCTTTCTAATTTTTGGTGTGGTTTTACTTGAGTTTGAGCTATTACCAAATGGTTATGTCGGTTGGTTCTTTATCGTGTTGAGTGTGATTGAAGCCTTCAGTGTGTACTGTAAAAGAACTTGGTGGCTATGGCGACAAACCATTAGCTCAAGCCGTGGCAACAAAGTGACGCTTCAAATCAACACTGATGGTGTGCGTTATAAAAGCGGCAAAATTGACCGTCAACTCGCTTGGCGTGAAATCGACCAACTAGAACAGAGCGAGCTAGGTTTAATTCTTCATCTGGGCAAACAGCGCCAATATGTGAGTAAATCTTGCCTAAACGAACAGGTGGTCGCGTTTATGGTTGAGCAGCATGCAGCGGCAAAATCGAATTAA
- a CDS encoding ROK family protein has protein sequence MLIGLDIGGTKIEGVIVSPSSGDVVKRIRVDTPKSGYQAFLSAVKSVIDSLMETTEVQSIGVGCCGSINRTTGKIQGANILYLNGEDFLGDLRAHYSLPVALTNDANCLAISEFETGAAKEALNSCLAVIIGTGCGGGIVIHGNIVDGQHGLGGEIGHNPLPGYEPEKDGPTTQCYCGSYNCNELFVSGTGFERTWAQKYDKLSAKAIFNRYADGDKDAVEHVEYYADCLARVLGSIVNVIDPEVIVLGGGVSNQSAIYPLVEQKLKHYTFSKNVTTPVKQALHGDSSGVLGAAYLPVMSGLVQLG, from the coding sequence ATGCTGATTGGGTTAGATATTGGCGGAACTAAAATTGAAGGTGTGATTGTATCGCCTTCCAGTGGAGACGTCGTTAAACGTATTCGTGTTGATACTCCCAAGTCGGGTTATCAAGCATTTTTGTCTGCAGTAAAGTCAGTGATTGATAGTTTGATGGAGACAACCGAAGTGCAGTCTATTGGTGTGGGTTGCTGCGGTTCAATCAACCGTACTACAGGCAAGATACAAGGCGCCAATATACTTTATCTCAATGGAGAAGACTTTCTCGGTGATTTGCGTGCGCATTATAGCCTTCCGGTCGCGTTAACCAATGATGCCAACTGTTTGGCGATATCTGAGTTTGAAACCGGTGCAGCAAAAGAGGCACTTAATTCATGTTTGGCAGTGATCATTGGCACTGGTTGTGGTGGCGGGATCGTTATTCATGGCAACATCGTTGATGGTCAACATGGCTTGGGCGGTGAGATAGGGCATAACCCTTTACCGGGTTATGAGCCTGAAAAGGATGGTCCGACTACTCAGTGTTACTGTGGCTCTTACAACTGCAATGAACTGTTTGTTTCTGGTACAGGCTTTGAGCGTACTTGGGCGCAGAAATATGACAAATTGTCAGCTAAAGCGATCTTTAATCGATACGCTGATGGCGACAAAGATGCCGTTGAACACGTTGAATATTACGCTGATTGTCTCGCAAGGGTTTTAGGTTCGATCGTCAACGTAATTGATCCTGAAGTGATCGTATTAGGGGGCGGCGTTTCTAACCAATCTGCAATCTACCCATTGGTGGAGCAAAAGCTGAAACATTATACCTTTAGTAAAAATGTCACAACTCCAGTTAAACAAGCACTGCATGGCGATTCAAGCGGCGTGCTAGGTGCCGCTTACCTGCCCGTTATGAGTGGTTTGGTTCAGTTAGGGTAA
- a CDS encoding type II toxin-antitoxin system TacA family antitoxin, with translation MDTRIQFRVDEETKRLAQQMAESQGRTLSDACRELTEQLAEQQRKTLSHDAWLTEQVNLAFEKFDSAKSNFVEHDIAKSLMEERKARIRNQGKQ, from the coding sequence ATGGACACTAGAATTCAATTTCGTGTTGATGAAGAAACAAAACGCCTAGCTCAACAAATGGCTGAGAGCCAAGGTCGGACTCTAAGTGACGCATGCCGTGAGCTTACTGAGCAACTCGCTGAACAACAAAGAAAAACATTATCTCACGATGCATGGCTAACTGAACAAGTAAACCTAGCATTTGAGAAGTTTGACTCAGCAAAATCCAATTTCGTTGAGCACGACATTGCTAAATCTCTAATGGAAGAGCGCAAAGCCAGAATCCGTAATCAAGGTAAGCAATGA
- a CDS encoding tRNA (adenine(22)-N(1))-methyltransferase: MKLSKRLKQIEQMVGNGYDHIWDCCCDHGLLGIALLERQAAPYIHFVDIVPELISGVEAKLQKFDSKTQSHWQVHCLDTAAIPFAHYHGKHLVIIAGVGGDLISLFVNAILKQHPNLDIEFIVCPVHHQFALRETFRSLQQGFVDEALVKDNGRFYEIIHVANCHSQPTLINTVGEKFWQTTSAEGVEIAKEYLDKTLMHYKKIQQGKKKNVDHIVDAYQAIKIWG; this comes from the coding sequence TTGAAACTAAGTAAAAGACTGAAACAAATCGAGCAAATGGTAGGTAATGGCTATGACCATATTTGGGATTGCTGCTGTGACCATGGCTTACTCGGCATTGCTTTGCTTGAAAGGCAAGCTGCACCTTATATTCATTTTGTTGATATTGTTCCTGAACTTATCTCTGGTGTGGAAGCAAAACTGCAAAAGTTTGATTCTAAGACGCAATCCCATTGGCAAGTTCACTGCTTAGATACCGCTGCGATCCCTTTTGCTCATTATCATGGCAAACATCTAGTCATCATTGCTGGTGTTGGGGGCGATCTCATCAGTCTGTTCGTCAACGCGATCCTAAAGCAGCACCCTAACTTAGACATCGAATTTATTGTTTGCCCTGTGCACCATCAGTTCGCTCTAAGAGAAACGTTCCGTTCTTTGCAGCAGGGATTCGTTGATGAAGCGTTAGTGAAAGACAATGGTCGATTTTATGAGATTATTCATGTAGCGAATTGCCATTCACAGCCAACTTTAATTAACACGGTTGGAGAAAAATTTTGGCAAACGACAAGCGCAGAAGGTGTTGAGATTGCGAAAGAGTACCTAGATAAAACGCTGATGCACTACAAAAAAATTCAACAAGGCAAAAAGAAAAATGTTGATCACATTGTTGATGCGTATCAAGCGATCAAAATTTGGGGTTGA
- a CDS encoding aminoglycoside phosphotransferase family protein, with protein MEELKGGRESAIYRDGEVVYRPLQPWSSTIHLVLEHLEQTGVNESPKFLGVNQDQEILSFVAGNTYNYPLAGAIATHDALISAGKLLRKIHDSTAAFLAKIDINAYQWMLEPREPYEVICHGDFTPYNVALSENRVSGVFDFDTAHPAPRIWDLAYSVYCWVPFKTDNNDRLGTTAEQLARAKLFCDSYGATESEREQLADAMVQRLQALVSFMCREAEKGNESFAENIEQGHLQAYLNDIEYITENKQKIQLVLSNG; from the coding sequence GTGGAAGAATTAAAAGGTGGAAGAGAATCAGCGATATATCGAGATGGTGAAGTGGTATATCGACCTCTTCAGCCATGGAGCTCTACCATTCATCTTGTTTTAGAGCATCTTGAGCAAACTGGTGTTAATGAAAGTCCAAAATTTCTTGGTGTCAATCAAGACCAAGAAATCCTAAGTTTTGTCGCAGGTAATACCTATAATTATCCTTTGGCTGGCGCAATCGCAACACATGATGCACTCATTTCGGCGGGTAAATTATTACGTAAAATACATGACTCAACGGCTGCATTCTTAGCAAAAATTGATATTAATGCATACCAATGGATGTTAGAGCCGAGAGAGCCCTACGAAGTTATATGCCATGGTGATTTTACCCCATATAATGTCGCGTTATCAGAGAATAGAGTGAGTGGTGTGTTTGACTTCGATACCGCTCATCCAGCACCAAGAATATGGGATTTAGCCTATTCGGTATATTGCTGGGTTCCGTTCAAAACAGACAACAACGACAGACTCGGCACAACCGCAGAGCAGCTAGCTAGGGCGAAGTTGTTCTGTGACAGCTACGGTGCGACTGAATCAGAAAGAGAGCAACTAGCTGATGCAATGGTTCAACGACTGCAGGCTTTAGTCTCTTTTATGTGCCGTGAAGCTGAAAAGGGTAATGAATCCTTTGCTGAAAATATAGAGCAAGGTCATCTTCAAGCATATCTAAACGACATAGAATATATCACTGAAAATAAGCAAAAAATTCAGCTCGTGCTAAGTAATGGATAA
- a CDS encoding winged helix-turn-helix domain-containing protein — MNNNNSLVLGNYIWDRTTHHLQPLSSNDATEEQGSVRLTNKQIALLSCLVNACPNPLTHTEIVKQVWGNEYISPESLPQLINRTRKTIGDTEKTILKNILNVGYTIDVQVNAPKTPELENQKEIKESLPPSERSGTNFKTLVKLIIVVLMVVITSFNLLNFYDAYTSKRDFINTRFWAPYPLLKVNTEGGATTIKLDDGECKYEKDSQTMDCRQI; from the coding sequence ATGAACAATAATAACTCTTTAGTATTAGGGAATTATATTTGGGACAGGACGACTCACCATTTACAGCCACTTTCTTCTAACGATGCTACCGAAGAACAAGGCTCAGTTAGACTCACTAACAAGCAAATCGCACTCTTGTCTTGCCTTGTGAATGCATGCCCAAATCCCCTTACACATACAGAGATCGTTAAACAAGTTTGGGGCAATGAGTACATTTCTCCTGAGAGTTTACCTCAGTTGATTAATCGGACAAGAAAAACGATCGGCGATACCGAGAAAACGATCTTAAAAAACATTCTAAATGTTGGATATACGATTGACGTCCAAGTCAACGCTCCAAAAACGCCAGAATTAGAAAACCAGAAAGAGATTAAAGAGAGTTTACCACCAAGTGAACGCTCTGGTACTAACTTTAAAACACTAGTTAAACTCATTATTGTTGTTTTGATGGTAGTTATAACCAGCTTTAACCTTTTGAACTTTTATGATGCCTACACGTCAAAGCGTGATTTTATAAACACGCGTTTTTGGGCCCCCTATCCATTGTTAAAAGTGAATACAGAAGGTGGCGCGACAACAATCAAACTTGACGACGGGGAGTGTAAGTATGAAAAAGACAGCCAAACAATGGACTGCAGACAAATTTAG
- a CDS encoding polysaccharide lyase 8 family protein yields MVRQSLLALTITSALLGCNSDSAGTSSDVTAPDSKFTEVRAHWAANYIGDASLPFDDQLTQATANISRNAAQWMQQFQSSRTNVNAGLWLDLPLATATEQDKKQLGDQLYKSYQRLFTMAQAYQLPKSDLYQSVELLDVITEGLAILNQHFYKVGVEEWGNWWHWQLGISRVANNILVLMYQELPASLVTNYIDAIEYFVPNPTHLSEGAGASASSMPRPFESTGANRVQNVQVVLVRALLANDQDAFQTAVDALEPVITFVESGDGFYSDGSFIQHTDIPYNGSYGNELLEGLGLLLGTIASAPWNEQTEQYSAIYSLLLEAYAPFLVDGRMMDMVNGRAVSRLSGQNHKIGHAVLNSMLFFIESAPSNVKKQLQSVIKTNIENDTFLDFYANPRFFRNQQLARQLADDTTVNVLTDRRQHKQFPAMDRIVHHRPDWSFAIAMHSNRVGNYECINGENLKGWYSADGVTYLYNQQLDHYTNYWPVVDPYHLAGTTTIDSSRENCSGQLRGDGKRQDLIQWSGGTSLDQYGIAGFDFTNWDDTLSAKKSWFMFDEQIVALGSNVTNPAALTNLENRKIIASAQVKANGISVEPAASFEGELERLDITVDGQNNPISYLLLNPQTATVTKACRSGNYNTIGTNNAAVNACFTQAELKHDSSDQYQYVLFPNSTKSVVDREAIAPSIHVLSNSENVHAVEHTQLKLVGLNFWQPGQAGAVEAFSPMSMLYRTNSDQSLTVSISDPTRSSLSVKFKFDDTYITKGDLENRITTNNDGSFTIDLTDLQGRSYQFALIKE; encoded by the coding sequence ATGGTCAGACAATCGCTATTGGCACTGACCATTACCAGTGCCCTGCTCGGTTGTAACTCTGATTCAGCAGGGACATCTTCGGATGTCACTGCTCCTGACTCTAAGTTCACCGAAGTTCGAGCTCATTGGGCAGCAAACTATATTGGCGACGCTAGTCTCCCGTTTGACGATCAACTCACTCAAGCGACAGCCAATATTAGCCGTAACGCTGCGCAATGGATGCAACAATTTCAATCATCTCGCACTAATGTCAATGCGGGACTTTGGTTAGATTTACCCCTAGCGACAGCAACAGAACAAGACAAAAAGCAACTTGGAGACCAGCTCTATAAGAGCTATCAGCGTCTATTTACCATGGCTCAAGCTTACCAGTTACCGAAAAGCGACTTATATCAGAGTGTTGAGCTGCTGGATGTTATCACTGAAGGCTTGGCAATCTTAAATCAACATTTCTATAAAGTTGGCGTAGAAGAATGGGGCAATTGGTGGCACTGGCAATTAGGTATTAGCCGTGTAGCAAACAACATTCTTGTGCTGATGTATCAAGAACTCCCAGCATCTTTGGTTACAAATTACATTGATGCCATTGAGTACTTCGTTCCAAACCCAACGCACCTTAGCGAGGGCGCTGGCGCGTCAGCATCTTCTATGCCTCGACCTTTTGAATCCACAGGTGCTAACCGCGTTCAAAATGTGCAGGTGGTCTTAGTTCGTGCATTGCTCGCCAATGATCAAGACGCTTTTCAAACCGCGGTTGATGCCCTTGAACCCGTGATAACTTTTGTAGAAAGTGGGGATGGATTCTACTCTGATGGTTCCTTCATCCAACACACTGACATTCCATACAACGGCAGTTACGGTAATGAGCTATTAGAAGGGTTAGGTTTGTTACTAGGGACAATTGCAAGTGCACCTTGGAACGAACAGACAGAACAATACTCAGCGATCTATTCACTCTTACTCGAAGCCTATGCACCATTTCTGGTGGATGGTCGAATGATGGATATGGTCAACGGACGTGCTGTTTCTCGCTTATCTGGGCAAAATCATAAGATTGGTCACGCAGTGCTTAACTCAATGCTATTTTTCATTGAATCGGCACCGAGCAATGTAAAAAAACAGCTTCAATCAGTAATTAAAACCAATATTGAAAACGATACATTTCTTGACTTTTATGCCAACCCTCGATTTTTCCGTAACCAACAGTTAGCGCGACAACTAGCAGATGACACGACGGTTAACGTGCTTACGGATCGTCGTCAGCATAAACAGTTTCCGGCGATGGATCGTATCGTTCACCATCGCCCGGATTGGAGTTTTGCGATTGCTATGCACTCTAACCGCGTCGGCAACTATGAGTGTATCAATGGTGAAAACCTAAAGGGTTGGTACAGCGCTGATGGTGTGACCTATCTATACAACCAGCAATTGGATCATTACACCAATTACTGGCCAGTGGTTGATCCGTATCACTTAGCTGGCACCACGACGATTGACTCAAGCAGAGAGAATTGCTCTGGTCAATTAAGAGGCGATGGCAAGCGTCAAGATCTAATCCAATGGTCTGGCGGGACCTCTCTTGATCAATATGGGATTGCTGGCTTCGATTTCACCAACTGGGACGATACGCTGTCGGCGAAAAAGTCTTGGTTTATGTTTGACGAACAAATTGTCGCTCTCGGCAGTAATGTCACTAACCCAGCGGCATTGACTAACCTTGAAAACAGAAAAATTATCGCTTCTGCACAGGTGAAAGCAAACGGTATTAGCGTTGAGCCGGCAGCCTCATTTGAAGGTGAGCTCGAGCGTTTAGACATTACCGTGGATGGACAAAATAACCCAATCAGTTATTTACTACTTAACCCGCAGACTGCCACTGTAACCAAAGCGTGTCGTAGCGGAAACTACAATACGATCGGCACCAATAATGCGGCAGTCAATGCTTGCTTTACTCAAGCTGAGCTTAAGCACGACTCAAGCGATCAATACCAATATGTACTGTTTCCAAATAGTACTAAATCGGTTGTGGATCGCGAAGCGATTGCACCATCAATTCATGTGTTGAGCAATAGTGAAAATGTCCATGCAGTTGAGCACACTCAACTTAAATTAGTTGGCTTAAATTTTTGGCAACCTGGGCAAGCTGGCGCAGTTGAAGCATTCAGCCCAATGTCGATGCTCTACCGTACCAACTCGGATCAAAGTTTAACCGTTTCTATTTCAGACCCTACTCGTAGCTCACTCTCAGTGAAGTTCAAATTTGATGATACCTATATCACCAAAGGCGATCTCGAAAACCGTATCACCACCAATAACGATGGTTCGTTCACCATCGACCTCACTGATCTTCAAGGTCGTAGCTACCAATTTGCGCTTATAAAGGAATAA
- a CDS encoding Nramp family divalent metal transporter, with amino-acid sequence MTALTSTPSSVAFGNSNKLKSSSKRLIGPAFIAAIGYIDPGNFATNIESGSAYGYQLLWVVLWANLMAMLIQYLSAKLGIVTGKNLAEHLRDNLPKWAVVPYWIQAEIIAMATDLAEFIGAAVGFQLLLGVSLFEGAAITALFSLAILTLGRRSQKPLEMFIGALLIIVAVIYIVELMLAKPELAPMATGLFVPTLTEPKQVYLAAAILGATVMPHVVYLHSALFSGKNEHSTKQRLKMTRVDVLIAMTIAGFVNIAIIAMAAAVFHHTGRSDIASIETAYQTLTPLLGKGAALLFGLSLIASGLSSTVVGTLAGQVVMQGFVHFSIPLWLRRTITMLPAFGFIAMGVSTTDILVASQVVLSFGVALAIIPLLVFTSRSTIMGSYSNNRVISLLGAIIVSFVLGLNGYLLWSLVA; translated from the coding sequence ATGACTGCGCTGACATCCACTCCTTCTAGTGTTGCCTTTGGCAATTCAAACAAACTTAAGAGCAGTAGCAAACGTCTTATTGGTCCTGCATTTATCGCTGCCATTGGCTATATCGATCCTGGTAACTTTGCTACTAATATTGAATCTGGTTCGGCTTACGGCTATCAACTGCTTTGGGTTGTGCTCTGGGCTAACCTCATGGCAATGCTTATCCAATACCTTTCGGCTAAATTAGGTATTGTGACTGGCAAAAACCTAGCCGAGCACTTACGCGACAACTTACCGAAATGGGCGGTGGTTCCCTACTGGATTCAAGCTGAAATCATCGCGATGGCAACCGACCTTGCCGAGTTCATTGGCGCTGCAGTTGGCTTCCAATTGCTCCTTGGAGTGAGCTTATTTGAAGGGGCGGCGATCACAGCACTGTTTAGCCTCGCGATTCTCACTCTCGGTCGTCGTAGCCAAAAACCACTTGAGATGTTTATCGGTGCTTTGCTGATTATCGTCGCGGTTATTTATATCGTCGAATTGATGTTAGCCAAACCTGAGCTTGCCCCAATGGCAACAGGCTTATTTGTGCCTACTCTTACTGAGCCAAAACAAGTCTATCTGGCTGCAGCGATCTTAGGTGCAACCGTGATGCCTCATGTGGTGTATTTGCACTCAGCGCTATTCAGCGGAAAAAACGAGCACAGCACGAAACAAAGGCTAAAAATGACGCGTGTTGATGTATTAATAGCAATGACTATCGCGGGTTTCGTCAATATTGCGATCATTGCCATGGCGGCGGCGGTCTTTCATCATACAGGTCGCAGTGACATTGCCAGCATCGAAACCGCTTACCAAACACTGACGCCATTATTAGGCAAAGGCGCTGCACTACTATTTGGCTTATCATTGATAGCCTCTGGACTATCATCAACTGTGGTAGGCACACTCGCAGGGCAAGTAGTTATGCAAGGTTTTGTGCATTTTTCCATTCCACTATGGCTACGTAGAACCATCACTATGCTACCGGCGTTTGGCTTTATCGCAATGGGCGTCAGTACCACAGATATCTTGGTCGCGAGTCAAGTCGTCCTCAGCTTTGGTGTGGCTCTAGCGATTATTCCGCTGCTTGTTTTCACCAGTCGCAGTACCATTATGGGGAGCTATAGTAATAATCGGGTCATTTCTCTACTGGGTGCGATTATTGTCAGCTTTGTTCTAGGTTTAAATGGCTACCTCTTATGGAGTTTGGTGGCGTAA
- a CDS encoding VOC family protein: MIDHVTIPVSDLERSRKFYEQAFRPLGYSIAFGEEGKFWAFDLGKGFLFEICSANTTGVLSSFHIAFRAASQQKVRDFYDAAILAGAQDNGAPGPRPQYTENYYACFVHDPDGHNIEAVFDTWKS, from the coding sequence ATGATTGATCACGTTACTATTCCCGTTAGCGATTTAGAGCGCAGCCGAAAGTTTTACGAACAAGCTTTTCGTCCATTGGGGTATTCAATTGCGTTTGGCGAAGAGGGCAAGTTTTGGGCTTTTGACCTTGGAAAGGGCTTCCTATTTGAGATTTGCAGTGCTAATACGACGGGGGTTTTAAGCAGTTTTCACATTGCCTTTCGTGCGGCGAGTCAACAAAAGGTCCGAGATTTTTACGACGCCGCTATTTTAGCAGGAGCACAAGATAATGGTGCGCCGGGTCCAAGACCTCAATATACCGAAAACTATTATGCTTGCTTTGTTCATGACCCAGATGGTCATAATATTGAAGCTGTTTTTGATACATGGAAATCTTGA
- a CDS encoding aromatic amino acid transport family protein, which yields MEITTTTSTNSMSKVIGGGLIIAGTSIGAGMLSIPLMSAGLGFGVSVLLLFGFWALMTYTSMLMLEVHQHADSSATLHTLSTKFLGNPGKIAATIATFMLLYALCAAYVAGGGSNMATRLDQLTGIQIPAWMSSLIFVTIVAALVAAGTAVVDKVNRVLFGAMMLAMAGVLVFLSPNISGTLLAASPKGWGLFFAALPVIFTSFGFHGSIPSIVTYFDGETKSLRTAMLIGSCIPLVVYLFWLACTLGVVQQDILMENGELGAMIAILGETLGSSNIAVMIGLFADLALVTSFLGVSLGLFDYLRDTTKDKLKGNRVSVALVTFLPPLAFALFYPQGFIMALGYAAIALVVIAIFLPVAMTIASRKVHKEAHLYRVKGGPIAMGLATLCGVVIILAQFIA from the coding sequence ATGGAAATAACCACAACAACATCGACAAACAGCATGTCGAAGGTGATTGGCGGCGGTTTAATTATCGCTGGTACATCTATCGGTGCTGGTATGCTTTCTATCCCGCTGATGTCAGCAGGATTAGGTTTTGGCGTGTCTGTTCTACTACTTTTTGGTTTCTGGGCATTGATGACATATACCTCTATGTTAATGCTAGAAGTTCACCAACATGCTGATAGTTCAGCGACGCTACACACTCTTTCTACCAAGTTTTTGGGTAACCCTGGCAAAATTGCGGCAACCATCGCGACATTTATGCTTCTATATGCACTATGTGCAGCATACGTAGCGGGTGGCGGTAGCAACATGGCGACTCGTCTAGACCAGCTAACGGGTATTCAGATCCCTGCTTGGATGAGCTCTCTGATCTTCGTTACTATCGTAGCGGCGCTTGTAGCAGCTGGTACAGCGGTGGTTGATAAAGTAAACCGTGTTCTGTTTGGCGCTATGATGTTAGCAATGGCAGGTGTACTGGTTTTCTTGAGCCCTAATATTTCAGGTACGCTGCTAGCAGCTTCTCCAAAAGGTTGGGGTCTGTTCTTCGCAGCTCTACCGGTAATCTTTACATCGTTTGGTTTCCACGGTTCTATCCCATCAATCGTTACTTATTTCGATGGCGAGACTAAGAGCCTACGTACAGCGATGCTTATTGGTTCTTGTATCCCTCTAGTCGTTTACTTGTTCTGGTTGGCTTGTACTCTTGGTGTTGTTCAGCAAGACATCCTAATGGAGAACGGTGAACTAGGCGCGATGATTGCCATTCTAGGTGAAACTCTAGGTAGCTCGAACATTGCGGTGATGATCGGTCTATTTGCTGACTTGGCACTTGTGACGTCTTTCTTGGGTGTTTCCCTAGGTCTATTCGATTACCTACGTGATACTACGAAAGACAAGTTGAAAGGTAACCGTGTATCAGTGGCACTTGTTACATTCCTGCCACCACTAGCGTTTGCTTTGTTCTACCCACAAGGCTTTATCATGGCTCTAGGTTACGCAGCGATCGCTCTGGTTGTGATTGCTATCTTCCTACCAGTTGCTATGACTATCGCTTCGCGTAAAGTGCACAAAGAAGCTCACCTATACCGTGTTAAAGGTGGTCCAATCGCAATGGGTCTAGCAACACTTTGTGGTGTGGTTATTATCCTAGCTCAATTTATCGCTTAA
- a CDS encoding DUF5062 family protein, with the protein MSKSSKLHNEDKLVKKALEIGGKMAKMQGFDLPQSPQPLRVKAIYLFLVDAKQITPLPESKLDGANIKHRLAVWIHSALPDNDPLK; encoded by the coding sequence ATGTCAAAAAGCTCCAAGCTTCATAATGAAGACAAATTGGTTAAGAAGGCACTTGAGATCGGCGGGAAGATGGCAAAGATGCAAGGCTTTGATCTGCCTCAGTCGCCACAGCCATTAAGAGTAAAAGCGATTTATCTGTTCTTGGTTGACGCCAAACAAATCACCCCATTACCTGAAAGCAAACTTGATGGAGCGAATATCAAACACAGACTGGCAGTTTGGATTCACAGCGCGTTACCGGATAACGATCCTTTGAAGTAG